In Nocardia sputorum, a single genomic region encodes these proteins:
- a CDS encoding DUF58 domain-containing protein produces MVVTGRLAAAAGVAALFVTLVLPSVAGVVVVTCVLAAGLLVDLGAVGRARDLTLSREALTTVRLGRSAEVELVAVNTGARVLRGTVWDDWPDSARPEHRTHRLDLAPGTKVRFRTTLTPTYRGDRVAGQVTVRLLGPLGLAGRQTRRDVPARIRALPAFRAERLLRSKVKRLQHLEGSNVADLRGPGTEFDSFREYVAGDDVRAIDWRATARATDVLVRTWRPERNRHMLMLLDTGRISAGRVGDGTRLDASIEAALLLGGLAAAAGDTVDLLAFDRRPRAEVRGVGGKGLQLKLMHAMAGITPALVDTDSAGLVRAAVQRTRRRSLVVWFTSLDGAAVEENLLPVLPVLAQRHRVLIVSVTDPEIAAAATRRDRLPDLYAAAAAESVLAERALVQESLRRTGIAVVAASPERLPEALADEYLELKQSGAL; encoded by the coding sequence ATGGTCGTCACCGGTCGGCTGGCCGCCGCGGCAGGCGTGGCGGCCCTGTTCGTCACCCTGGTCCTGCCTTCCGTGGCCGGCGTGGTGGTGGTGACCTGTGTCCTGGCGGCGGGGCTGCTCGTCGACCTGGGCGCGGTGGGTCGGGCACGCGATCTCACGCTGTCCCGCGAGGCGCTCACCACGGTGCGACTCGGGCGCTCGGCCGAGGTGGAACTCGTCGCGGTCAACACCGGAGCCCGGGTGCTGCGCGGCACGGTCTGGGACGACTGGCCCGACAGTGCGCGTCCCGAACACCGCACGCACCGGCTCGACCTCGCCCCGGGCACCAAGGTCCGTTTCCGCACCACGCTCACGCCCACCTACCGTGGCGATCGGGTCGCGGGCCAGGTCACGGTGCGGCTGCTCGGCCCGCTCGGACTGGCTGGGCGCCAGACCAGGCGCGACGTGCCCGCCCGAATCCGCGCGCTGCCCGCGTTCCGCGCCGAACGGCTGTTGCGCTCCAAAGTGAAGAGGCTGCAACACCTGGAGGGCAGCAACGTGGCCGATCTGCGCGGACCGGGCACCGAATTCGATTCGTTCCGCGAGTACGTCGCCGGAGACGACGTGCGCGCCATCGATTGGCGCGCCACCGCCCGCGCCACCGATGTCCTGGTCCGCACCTGGCGTCCGGAGCGCAACCGGCACATGCTGATGTTGCTGGACACCGGCCGGATCAGCGCGGGCCGGGTGGGTGACGGTACGCGCCTGGACGCGAGCATCGAGGCGGCCCTGCTGCTCGGCGGTCTGGCCGCCGCCGCGGGGGACACCGTCGATCTGCTCGCCTTCGACCGCCGACCGCGCGCCGAGGTCCGCGGGGTCGGTGGAAAAGGATTGCAGCTGAAGCTGATGCACGCGATGGCGGGCATCACCCCCGCTCTCGTCGACACCGACAGCGCCGGACTCGTGCGGGCGGCCGTACAGCGCACCCGCCGCCGCAGCCTGGTCGTCTGGTTCACCAGCCTCGACGGCGCCGCGGTCGAGGAGAATCTGCTGCCCGTGCTGCCGGTGCTGGCGCAGCGGCACCGGGTGCTGATCGTCTCGGTGACCGACCCCGAGATCGCCGCGGCCGCCACCCGGCGCGACCGCCTCCCCGACCTCTACGCCGCGGCGGCGGCCGAATCCGTGCTCGCCGAGCGCGCGCTGGTCCAGGAGTCGCTGC
- a CDS encoding AAA family ATPase, whose translation MTSTETTPTAEQAGAAFHALRAEIGKAVVGNDNAVMYLVLALLCRGHVLLEGVPGVAKTLLVRALATALDLDHARVQFTPDLMPGDVTGSQIYDPHSAEFTFRQGPVFTNLLLADEINRTPPKTQSALLESMEERQVSVDGKPQPLPDPFVVVATQNPIEQEGTYPLPEAQLDRFLFKVDIHLPGRDDEFRILQRHAAGFDPRDLAAAGLRPVAGAAHITAARAAIARTTITPEVLAYTVDVCRATRTSPAVQHGASTRGATALMAAARAYAWLNGRGFVTPDDVKAVAVAVLRHRLHLRPEAELDGVTTESVLSSLLLSVPVPV comes from the coding sequence ATGACCAGCACCGAGACCACCCCGACGGCCGAGCAGGCGGGCGCCGCGTTCCACGCCCTGCGCGCCGAGATCGGCAAGGCGGTGGTCGGCAACGACAACGCGGTCATGTACTTGGTGCTCGCGCTGCTGTGCCGCGGCCACGTGCTGCTCGAAGGCGTGCCGGGCGTCGCGAAGACGCTGCTCGTACGGGCGCTGGCCACGGCGCTCGACCTCGACCACGCCCGGGTGCAGTTCACGCCGGACCTGATGCCCGGTGACGTCACCGGCTCGCAGATCTACGACCCGCACTCCGCGGAGTTCACCTTCCGGCAGGGTCCGGTGTTCACCAACCTGCTGCTCGCCGACGAGATCAACCGCACGCCGCCGAAAACTCAGTCGGCGCTGCTGGAATCGATGGAGGAGCGGCAGGTCTCGGTGGACGGGAAACCGCAGCCGCTGCCCGATCCGTTCGTCGTCGTCGCCACCCAGAACCCGATCGAGCAGGAGGGCACCTACCCGCTGCCGGAGGCGCAGCTGGACCGGTTCCTGTTCAAGGTGGACATCCACCTGCCCGGCCGCGACGACGAGTTCCGCATCCTGCAACGCCACGCCGCGGGCTTCGATCCGCGCGACCTGGCCGCAGCGGGCCTGCGTCCCGTCGCGGGCGCGGCGCACATCACCGCCGCCCGCGCCGCGATCGCCCGGACGACGATCACGCCCGAGGTGCTCGCCTACACCGTCGACGTGTGCCGGGCCACCCGCACCTCGCCCGCCGTGCAGCACGGCGCCTCGACCCGCGGCGCGACGGCGCTGATGGCTGCCGCCCGCGCGTACGCCTGGCTCAACGGGCGCGGGTTCGTCACGCCGGACGACGTGAAGGCCGTCGCCGTCGCGGTGCTGCGGCACCGCCTGCATCTGCGCCCGGAGGCCGAGCTGGACGGCGTGACCACCGAGAGTGTGCTGTCGTCGCTGTTGCTGTCGGTTCCGGTCCCGGTGTAG
- a CDS encoding DUF4129 domain-containing protein gives MSGPVPPESPSAQQSGEVTLTKGATDDTAPGTPRLGAAADHRAAAETAAQHRDFDRALRERFRAVLRGLEQGGVLEVRRSRTARETADDVTTALPLETATEIQPAALSFDEVVYGGRRATEDEYRRLEYADRFSASAPPPAPEPVEIEAVEKAPRSKRRLPPLPSLLRNPRFWAALAAAATLLLLVYGALQSCGAPTAPPAPPPQTPPDLPDVPPPDAPGFGAGDDPIWDRLPAPVFYGGVQFLIAAALVVWWRARRRGALVREPRPVEVAANELLAGQAALYRRSKDHDHVAGKLRAATLRRIRTPLGITADTPPDRIVAVLAARIGADTAQIGAALFGPVPDPWTLQVVAAQLEWIESEVG, from the coding sequence GTGAGCGGTCCCGTTCCGCCGGAAAGCCCGTCGGCGCAGCAGTCGGGCGAGGTCACGCTGACCAAAGGCGCGACCGACGACACGGCGCCCGGCACACCACGGCTCGGCGCGGCCGCCGATCATCGCGCCGCCGCCGAAACGGCCGCCCAGCACCGGGATTTCGATCGCGCCCTGCGCGAACGCTTCCGTGCCGTGCTGCGTGGTCTGGAACAGGGTGGTGTGCTCGAGGTGCGGCGCTCACGAACCGCGCGGGAAACCGCCGACGACGTGACCACCGCCTTACCGCTCGAGACCGCCACCGAGATCCAGCCCGCCGCACTCAGTTTCGACGAGGTGGTCTACGGCGGACGCCGCGCCACCGAGGACGAATACCGCAGGCTGGAATACGCCGACCGGTTCTCCGCTTCCGCGCCGCCGCCGGCTCCGGAACCGGTGGAGATAGAGGCGGTGGAGAAGGCGCCGCGCAGCAAGCGCAGGCTGCCACCGCTGCCGAGTCTGCTGCGCAACCCCCGCTTCTGGGCGGCGCTCGCCGCCGCGGCCACGTTGCTGCTGCTGGTCTACGGCGCCCTGCAATCCTGCGGCGCGCCGACCGCTCCTCCGGCGCCGCCGCCGCAAACGCCTCCGGATCTACCCGACGTCCCGCCGCCGGACGCCCCCGGCTTCGGAGCGGGGGACGACCCGATCTGGGACCGGCTGCCCGCGCCGGTCTTCTACGGCGGCGTGCAGTTCCTGATCGCCGCCGCACTGGTGGTGTGGTGGCGTGCCCGCAGGCGGGGCGCGCTGGTGCGCGAGCCCCGGCCCGTCGAGGTGGCGGCGAACGAACTGCTCGCCGGGCAGGCCGCCCTGTACCGCCGCTCGAAAGATCACGATCACGTCGCCGGGAAACTGCGGGCGGCCACGCTGCGCCGCATTCGCACCCCGCTCGGCATCACGGCCGACACCCCGCCGGACCGCATCGTCGCCGTGCTCGCCGCGCGCATCGGAGCCGACACCGCCCAGATCGGCGCGGCCTTGTTCGGTCCCGTGCCCGATCCGTGGACGCTGCAGGTGGTGGCCGCCCAACTCGAATGGATCGAATCGGAGGTCGGATGA